In Nymphaea colorata isolate Beijing-Zhang1983 chromosome 3, ASM883128v2, whole genome shotgun sequence, a genomic segment contains:
- the LOC116250995 gene encoding uncharacterized protein LOC116250995 encodes MSEKRPGGGGVGAEAETRWFPQQTKDGRSAPSAPDQPVYYLLLPPPPPVLYRRPATRCSILFSSLTLFFILCLLSVTVFVLWPSDPRLDVVRLELDHVRVSTKNPAPPSLSGMPSVYLDILMNVTIRVSNPDFFGVNYRSVAVSIGYRGKDLGFVTSEGGGIRARGVSYIDAALDLDGIQVLHDAIYLLEDLARGSIPFESLTNLEGELNLSFFQVPLRARISCEMYVDTSTQNISHQNCYPVVS; translated from the exons ATGTCCGAGAAGCGCCCTGGAGGCGGCGGGGTTGGGGCGGAGGCGGAGACGCGGTGGTTTCCGCAGCAAACAAAAGACGGTCGTTCCGCGCCGTCGGCGCCAGATCAACCTGTCTACTACCTCCTccttcctccgcctcctcctGTCCTCTACCGGAGACCCGCTACCCGGTGTTCGATCTTGTTTAGTTCCCTGACCCTATTTTTTATCCTCTGCCTCCTCTCGGTCACCGTTTTCGTCCTCTGGCCCTCCGATCCGAGGCTCGATGTCGTCCGCCTCGAGCTGGACCACGTCCGGGTCTCCACCAAGAATCCCGCTCCCCCGTCCCTCTCCGGCATGCCTTCCGTCTACCTTGACATCTTAATGAACGTCACAATTAGGGTTTCAAATCCGGATTTCTTCGGCGTCAATTACCGGTCGGTCGCCGTCTCGATTGGATATCGAGGGAAGGACCTGGGGTTCGTGACGTCCGAGGGCGGGGGCATCCGAGCCAGGGGAGTCTCGTATATTGACGCTGCGCTGGATCTCGATGGGATCCAAGTGCTCCATGACGCGATATATCTGCTCGAAGACCTGGCGCGAGGATCGATCCCCTTCGAGTCCTTGACGAACCTCGAAGGAGAACtcaatctctccttctttcaGGTTCCGCTCAGG GCACGAATTTCTTGCGAGATGTATGTGGACACAAGCACCCAAAATATCAGCCATCAAAACTGCTATCCGGTGGTTAGTTAG
- the LOC116251119 gene encoding uncharacterized protein LOC116251119, translating to MEKEEERRKTEQGNLESVGDETPRLSYRCSFSGAGGRVPSEPAEPAGMKTPPLHVPVSVPYAWEEVPGKPRPFFSFATVLPLHLPPSDDHPLNPPSMTLPPSSSHPVAQRLFLRESVEEALVSAGNKKTAERMMNGKKRPRDALLHLQISGITRLLEKMCMAPKRRRTV from the exons atggagaaggaggaggaaaggaGAAAGACGGAACAGGGCAACCTTGAGAGTGTTGGAGATGAAACTCCGAGGCTCTCCTACCGTTGCTCCTTCTCCGGTGCCGGTGGTAGGGTACCGTCTGAACCGGCGGAGCCAGCGGGCATGAAGACGCCACCGCTTCACGTGCCCGTCTCCGTCCCCTACGCGTGGGAAGAAGTGCCCGGCAAGCCTCgccctttcttctccttcgccACCGTTCTTCCCCTCCACCTCCCGCCCTCTGATGACCATCCTCTGAACCCACCATCCATGACTTtgcctccctcctcctctcatCCTGTCGCCCAACGCCTTTTTCTCCGCGAATCCGTCGAGGAAGCGCTGGTGAGCGCAGGCAACAAGAAGACGGCGGAGAGGATGATGAATGGAAAGAAGCGGCCGAGGGACGCGCTCCTGCACCTACAAATTTCCGGCATCACCCGATTACTG GAAAAGATGTGCATGGCGCCTAAGAGGAGACGGACAGTGTGA
- the LOC116251174 gene encoding protein RALF-like 19 — protein MAFSRVSLTLLLLAMAVAAMAHTEPTGVGLALSDLGLEEPACSGSAGECLDEDEEEDQMTSALESNGRMLYDPQNGYMNFISYAALRRNMVPCSIRGRSYYGCRRSGRSNPYRRGCSMITHCARILN, from the coding sequence ATGGCGTTCAGCAGGGTGTCCCTGACCCTGCTCCTTCTAGCCATGGCCGTGGCGGCCATGGCCCACACTGAGCCCACCGGCGTAGGCCTGGCCCTCTCGGACCTTGGTTTAGAGGAGCCTGCCTGCAGCGGCTCGGCCGGCGAATGCCTGgacgaagacgaagaagaagaccAGATGACATCGGCACTGGAGTCTAACGGGCGCATGCTGTATGATCCCCAGAACGGCTACATGAACTTCATTAGCTACGCCGCGCTGCGACGGAACATGGTTCCCTGCTCCATTCGCGGCCGCTCTTACTACGGCTGCCGgaggagcgggcggagcaaccCCTACCGGCGGGGGTGCAGCATGATTACCCACTGTGCCAGGATCCTCAACTAA
- the LOC116251151 gene encoding probable methyltransferase At1g29790 — protein MGGNDDYRKPSSLESRRQAKWKLKILLLVIFSNLLTIYIFTGPFRLSQHSQGLSIGFFDDARSLLLQELNATQRRLMSMEVHVSEVQNKLHSSNNHLETLLAELNRLRESLNQRNEPSNSAVDDDAVDEWGSDVPDEVKHIVAVHKLPLGFSAVYGTDEIYPPVGHACRRFKKEIKEYMSYEVGGTCPVDDMFAQRLMLKGCEPLPRRRCHPKSPVGYVEPLPFPRSLWETPPDTSIAWDSYNCKNYQCLIDRPKNTQLSPDCKDCFDLQGREKSRWLRGSDRGLDYGIDEVLAIKGGSIRIGLDIGGGSGTFAARMRERNVTIVTTSMNFDGPFNNFIASRGLVPIYVTVSHRLPFFDNTLDIVHSMHVLSNWIPDMMLEFTLFDIYRVLRPGGLFWLDHFFCSGDQLNVTYAPMFDRIGFNKLRWTAGRKVDKQRNEWYLSALLEKPTT, from the coding sequence atgggaggAAACGATGACTACCGGAAACCGTCGTCTCTAGAATCCCGGCGACAGGCCAAGTGGAAACTCAAGATCTTGTTACTGGTCATCTTCTCCAACTTACTTACCATATACATCTTCACGGGACCATTCCGCTTGTCCCAGCATTCCCAAGGCCTGAGCATCGGATTTTTCGACGATGCGCGCAGCCTCCTTCTTCAAGAGCTCAACGCCACGCAGCGCCGCCTAATGTCGATGGAGGTCCATGTCTCCGAGGTGCAGAACAAGCTGCACTCCAGCAACAACCACCTGGAGACCCTTCTCGCCGAGTTGAACAGGCTGAGGGAGTCGCTCAACCAGCGGAACGAACCCTCAAACTCTGCCGTGGACGACGACGCCGTTGATGAGTGGGGTTCCGACGTCCCCGACGAGGTGAAACACATTGTGGCGGTGCACAAGCTGCCGCTCGGCTTCTCGGCGGTTTACGGGACCGACGAGATTTACCCGCCCGTCGGCCATGCCTGCCGGCGATTCAAGAAAGAGATAAAGGAGTACATGTCGTATGAAGTTGGAGGCACGTGTCCGGTGGACGATATGTTCGCCCAAAGGCTGATGCTGAAGGGGTGCGAGCCCTTACCCCGCCGCCGGTGCCACCCGAAATCGCCAGTGGGGTACGTGGAGCCCCTGCCGTTTCCCCGGAGCTTGTGGGAGACCCCGCCGGACACCAGCATCGCCTGGGACTCTTACAACTGCAAGAACTACCAGTGCCTGATCGACCGCCCGAAGAACACCCAGCTGTCCCCCGACTGCAAGGACTGCTTCGATCTGCAGGGAAGGGAGAAGAGCCGGTGGCTCCGTGGCAGCGATCGCGGTCTCGACTACGGCATCGACGAGGTGCTGGCCATCAAAGGAGGATCCATCAGGATCGGGCTGGACATCGGCGGTGGCTCCGGGACCTTCGCCGCCAGGATGAGGGAGCGGAACGTGACGATCGTGACGACCTCCATGAACTTCGACGGGCCGTTCAACAACTTCATAGCGTCGAGGGGGCTCGTCCCCATCTACGTCACCGTCTCCCACCGGCTTCCTTTCTTCGACAACACCCTCGACATCGTTCACTCCATGCACGTGCTGAGCAACTGGATTCCGGACATGATGCTGGAGTTCACGCTCTTTGATATCTACAGGGTGCTGAGGCCCGGCGGCTTGTTCTGGCTCGACCACTTCTTCTGCTCCGGCGATCAACTCAACGTCACGTACGCGCCCATGTTCGACAGAATCGGGTTCAACAAGTTGAGGTGGACGGCGGGGAGGAAGGTGGACAAGCAGCGCAACGAATGGTATCTGTCCGCTCTGCTCGAGAAGCCCACGACTTGA
- the LOC116250877 gene encoding ferric reduction oxidase 7, chloroplastic-like, translating to MDETSARLPLLPTSGEEGAELHSKATNLFKPCVKYGLKLVMWVIFLTWVAVIYLNPSSFMGKIFDEWTDLTEGTIFGVAGTFFLAFSAPVLVIALLGCVYVALFPGDYNEKGKSRFSSFRLWTFPVIVDGPLGVVSAAELIGIVVFASFIIWALCAYIISDASIISETVSSPKEKACLMLEMLGFAFASVGMFCIIFLFLPISRGSSLLRLIDIPFEHAIRYHIWLGHVTMLLFTLHGLCFIVSFALQGALQNEIINWQDTDISVFPGVISLSAGLLMWATSLSPVRKNYFELFFYTHQLYIVFVIFFALHVGYFIFCAAAGAIFLFVLDRFLRFCQSRTAVDVLSAKCLACEAIELTLSKPQNMTYSPLSFIFLQVRELSWSQWHPFSVSSSPLDGRLHLTVLIKGLGQWTQELRESILNVQKHPQMCIPYLHSSKITAAVEGPYGHESPYYLQYENLILVAGGIGISPFIAILRDILHRATEKRTCLPKNILLVWSVKKSKELSLLSTVDVTCICSSFPITLNLEVQTYVTQESEPPMEEDNLSGSEMILYSPETSGSSMSVLVGSGNVIWFGIYMFSSIVGFIIFVSLIEIFYLRRLDISTWWLKGLLYIVCMILGTITFGGAVIMLWSWWEMHILEQEKVNNSSQLNEQAVSVSRASHTNLVASGPTCYGQRPNFRSIFSSVSDRWGGVDVGVLVCGPGGLQSSVAAECRFWSFRGLWNHPVFHFHSHSFNL from the exons ATGGATGAAACTTCTGCTAGGCTGCCACTTCTTCCCACCAGTGGGGAGGAAGGTGCTGAGCTTCATTCCAAAGCCACCAACCTTTTCAAGCCTTGTGTAAAATATGGCTTAAAGCTTGTCATGTGGGTAATCTTCCTCACTTGGGTGGCTGTCATATACCTGAATCCTAGCTCGTTTATGGGTAAAATTTTTGACGAATGGACTGATCTTACCGAAGGGACGATATTCGGTGTAGCTG gaACCTTTTTCCTGGCGTTCAGTGCTCCTGTTCTAGTAATTGCGCTTCTGGGGTGCGTATATGTTGCCTTGTTTCCCGGAGACTATAACGA GAAAGGGAAGAGCAGGTTCTCTTCTTTTCGCCTATGGACCTTCCCAGTCATTGTTGACGGGCCTCTTGGAGTGGTTTCTGCTGCAGAACTTATCGGCATTGTTGTGTTCGCTTCCTTCATTATCTGGGCATTATGTGCATATATCATAAGCGATGCAAGCATTATATCTGAAACAGTTTCTTCTCCAAAAGAGAAAGC TTGTTTAATGCTGGAAATGCTGGGCTTTGCATTCGCATCGGTTGGAATGTTTTgcattatatttttgtttttaccaATATCTAGAGGTTCTAGTCTTCTCCGCCTTATAGATATTCCATTTGAACATGCAATAAGATATCATATCTGGCTGGGACATGTTACGATGTTGCTCTTCACCTTGCATGGTCTTTGTTTCATTGTATCCTTTGCACTACAAGGTGCCCTGCAAAATGAG ATAATCAATTGGCAGGACACAGACATCTCAGTGTTTCCAGGTGTTATAAGTCTTTCAGCTGGACTGTTAATGTGGGCTACATCACTCTCTCCCGTGAGAAAAAATTACTTTGAGTTGTTTTTCTACACCCATCAGTTGTATATAGTGTTTGTGATCTTCTTTGCATTACATGTTGgctattttatattttgtgcGGCTGCTGGTgcaattttcttgtttgttttggACCGTTTTCTGAGGTTCTGCCAGTCAAGGACAGCAGTTGATGTGCTTTCAGCAaaatgccttgcatgtgaaGCAATAGAACTGACTCTATCAAAGCCGCAGA ATATGACATACAGCCCTCTCAGTTTTATCTTCCTGCAAGTGAGGGAGTTATCCTGGTCACAGTGGCATCCTTTTAGTGTGTCTTCTAGCCCATTGGATGGTCGGCTTCACTTAACTGTTCTTATTAAAGGTCTTGGACAGTGGACACAGGAGTTGAGAGAAAGTATTTTAAATGTTCAGAAACATCCTCAGATGTGCATCCCATATCTACACTCTTCCAAAATAACAGCTGCAGTTGAAGGGCCCTATGGTCATGAGTCTCCATACTATCTACA GTATGAAAATCTCATATTGGTTGCTGGGGGCATAGGAATTTCACCTTTCATTGCTATTCTGAGAGATATCTTACATAGGGCTACAGAGAAAAGGACTTGTTTGCCGAAAAACATTCTACTAGTTTGGTCCgtcaaaaaatcaaaggaacTTTCTCTTCTCTCCACAGTTGATGTGACATGTATATGCTCATCCTTTCCAATCACTTTAAATTTGGAGGTTCAAACTTATGTCACTCAAGAATCAGAACCTCCAATG GAAGAAGACAACCTTTCTGGAAGTGAGATGATATTGTACTCACCAGAGACAAGTGGCAGCAGTATGTCTGTGTTGGTTGGTTCTGGCAATGTGATATGGTTTGGGATCTATATGTTCTCATCAATAGTTGGGTTTATAATATTTGTTAGTCTTATAGAAATATTTTATCTAAGACGTTTAGATATATCTACGTGGTGGCTCAAAGGACTTCTGTACATTGTTTGCATGATTCTGGGCACCATCACGTTTGGTGGTGCTGTGATAATGTTGTGGAGTTGGTGGGAAATGCACATTTTAGAACAGGAGAAGGTCAACAATTCATCACAGTTAAATGAGCAGGCAGTATCAGTTAGCCGAGCTTCTCATACAAACCTTGTTGCTTCAGGACCTACTTGTTATGGACAGCGGCCTAACTTCAGAT CAATTTTCAGTTCAGTATCAGACAGATGGGGTGGCGTGGATGTGGGTGTTCTTGTATGTGGACCAGGAGGCCTACAGTCAAGTGTTGCTGCAGAGTGTAGGTTTTGGAGTTTCAGGGGCCTTTGGAATCACCCGGTTTTCCACTTCCATAGTCATAGCTTTAATTTATGA